One genomic region from Gemmatimonadetes bacterium SCN 70-22 encodes:
- a CDS encoding acetate--CoA ligase, which produces MPVPLVLELSGTIIRKTQSPEPAPVMTDYDSARATFSWDAARAELDGLPSGAGLNIAHEAVDRHAIAPHAGRIAIRWIGRHGERRDISYAQLARLSSRFANVLRSLGIAKGERVFVLADRIPELYVAALGSWKNGCVFCPLFSAFGPEPVRMRLTIGAGSVLVTTRELYQRKVAPIRDALSSLRHVIIIGPDVDALPQGAHRFDELMAASSEDFEIAPTRDDDPAVVHFTSGTTGTPKGALHVHGAVVAHHITGRLALDLRPGDTFWCTADPGWVTGTSYGIVAPLSIGVTSIVDEGDFDPARWYATLQDERVTVWYTAPTAIRMLMKAGPELARRYDLSHLRFVASVGEPLNPEAVVWGRDVLGLPIHDNWWQTETGGIMIANFRSMDIRPGSMGRPLPGVDAAIVRRADDGSVQLQSAGTEGELALRPGWPSMFRAYLGEAERYRRCFAGGWYLTGDLARQDDDGYFWFIGRSDDVIKSSGHLIGPFEVESSLLEHPAVAEAAVIGKPDPTAGELVKAFVCLKDGVAPSDELRLELLGFARRRLGAAVAPKEIAFAESLPRTRSGKIMRRLLRARELGLPEGDLSTLEGTSR; this is translated from the coding sequence CGGCGCCGGACTCAACATCGCGCACGAAGCCGTCGACCGTCACGCCATCGCCCCCCACGCCGGCCGCATCGCCATCCGGTGGATCGGCCGGCACGGCGAGCGCCGGGACATCAGCTACGCCCAGCTCGCACGCCTCAGCAGCCGCTTCGCCAACGTCCTGCGCTCGCTCGGCATCGCGAAGGGCGAGCGCGTCTTCGTTCTCGCCGACCGCATCCCCGAACTGTACGTCGCCGCCCTCGGCAGCTGGAAGAACGGCTGCGTCTTCTGCCCGCTGTTCTCCGCATTTGGTCCGGAACCCGTCCGCATGCGGCTCACGATCGGTGCCGGGAGCGTCCTCGTGACGACCAGGGAACTGTACCAGCGGAAGGTGGCGCCGATTCGCGATGCCCTCTCGTCGCTGCGTCACGTGATCATCATCGGCCCTGATGTGGACGCCCTCCCCCAGGGCGCGCATCGGTTCGACGAGCTGATGGCGGCCAGCAGCGAGGACTTCGAGATCGCGCCGACGCGCGACGACGACCCGGCGGTGGTGCACTTCACGAGCGGGACGACCGGGACGCCCAAGGGCGCCCTGCATGTCCACGGCGCGGTCGTCGCGCACCACATCACCGGGCGCCTCGCGCTCGACCTCCGCCCCGGCGACACCTTCTGGTGCACCGCCGACCCCGGATGGGTCACCGGGACGTCGTACGGCATCGTCGCCCCCCTCTCCATCGGCGTGACCAGCATCGTGGACGAGGGCGACTTCGACCCCGCACGTTGGTACGCCACGCTGCAGGACGAGCGCGTCACCGTCTGGTATACCGCGCCCACCGCCATCCGCATGCTGATGAAGGCGGGGCCGGAACTTGCCCGGCGCTACGACCTGTCACACCTGCGCTTCGTGGCCAGCGTCGGCGAGCCGCTCAACCCGGAGGCGGTCGTCTGGGGACGCGACGTCCTCGGCCTCCCCATTCACGACAACTGGTGGCAGACCGAGACCGGGGGGATCATGATCGCGAACTTCCGGTCCATGGACATCCGCCCCGGTTCCATGGGGCGCCCCCTCCCCGGGGTCGACGCCGCCATCGTCCGGCGTGCCGATGACGGGAGCGTCCAGCTGCAATCCGCCGGCACCGAGGGCGAACTCGCCCTTCGTCCCGGGTGGCCCTCGATGTTCCGCGCGTACCTGGGCGAGGCAGAACGCTATCGCAGGTGCTTCGCCGGCGGATGGTACCTCACGGGCGACCTCGCGCGGCAGGACGACGACGGATACTTCTGGTTCATCGGACGCTCCGACGACGTGATCAAGTCGTCGGGCCACCTCATCGGCCCGTTCGAGGTGGAAAGCTCGCTCCTCGAGCACCCCGCCGTCGCCGAGGCCGCAGTGATCGGCAAGCCGGACCCGACGGCGGGCGAGCTGGTGAAGGCCTTCGTCTGCCTGAAGGACGGTGTTGCTCCGTCCGACGAGCTGCGCCTCGAGCTGCTCGGCTTCGCCCGCAGGCGCCTGGGGGCCGCGGTCGCGCCCAAGGAGATCGCCTTCGCCGAGTCGCTCCCCCGCACGCGCAGCGGCAAGATCATGCGCCGGCTCCTGCGCGCGCGCGAGCTCGGGCTCCCCGAGGGCGACCTGTCCACGCTGGAGGGGACGTCCCGATGA
- a CDS encoding pyruvate dehydrogenase (acetyl-transferring) E1 component subunit alpha: MTVAPGGTTAAVESFAVANGAHARHLLEEMLRIRRFEERCADLYKEEKIRGFLHLYIGEEAVAVGVMQALTPADAVVATYREHGHALVRGVSARAIMAEMYGKREGCSGGRGGSMHLFDAATRFYGGNAIVGGGLPLAAGLALADRMRHVARVTACFFGDGAVAEGVFHETLNLAALWRLPVLFVCENNLYAMGTALARSHAESNLALKASAHRVPSWDVDGMDVEAVAHAARGACEAIRAGEGPYFLECRTYRFRAHSMFDPELYRERTEVEEWKKRCPIETYDATVRRRGALDDTQRAEMEARVSQEVDDAVAFAEAGTWEPAETLTRHVMREAGGGA; the protein is encoded by the coding sequence ATGACCGTTGCGCCTGGCGGCACCACGGCTGCCGTCGAATCCTTCGCCGTCGCGAACGGCGCGCACGCCCGGCACCTCCTCGAGGAGATGCTCCGCATCCGCCGCTTCGAGGAACGCTGCGCCGACCTGTACAAGGAGGAGAAGATCCGCGGCTTCCTCCACCTCTACATCGGTGAGGAGGCCGTCGCCGTCGGCGTCATGCAGGCGCTCACGCCGGCAGACGCCGTCGTCGCGACCTACCGCGAGCACGGCCACGCCCTCGTGCGCGGCGTCAGCGCGCGGGCGATCATGGCCGAGATGTACGGCAAGCGCGAGGGGTGCAGCGGCGGACGGGGCGGCTCGATGCACCTGTTCGACGCCGCCACGCGCTTCTACGGCGGGAACGCCATCGTCGGCGGAGGATTGCCGCTGGCGGCCGGGCTCGCGCTGGCCGACCGGATGCGGCACGTCGCGCGTGTCACCGCCTGCTTCTTCGGCGATGGCGCGGTCGCCGAAGGGGTCTTTCACGAGACGCTCAACCTGGCCGCCCTCTGGCGACTCCCCGTCCTGTTCGTCTGCGAGAACAACCTCTACGCCATGGGGACGGCGCTGGCGCGCTCCCACGCCGAGTCGAACCTCGCGCTCAAGGCGTCGGCGCATCGCGTCCCCTCGTGGGATGTGGACGGCATGGACGTGGAGGCGGTCGCGCATGCGGCGCGCGGCGCCTGCGAGGCGATCCGCGCCGGCGAGGGGCCGTACTTCCTCGAATGCCGCACCTATCGCTTTCGCGCGCACTCGATGTTCGACCCCGAGCTGTACCGCGAGCGCACCGAGGTGGAGGAGTGGAAGAAGCGCTGCCCCATCGAGACGTACGACGCGACCGTGCGCCGGCGCGGGGCGCTCGACGACACGCAGCGCGCCGAGATGGAGGCCCGGGTGAGCCAGGAGGTCGACGACGCCGTCGCCTTCGCCGAGGCGGGGACGTGGGAGCCCGCCGAGACGCTGACCCGGCACGTGATGCGCGAGGCGGGAGGGGGCGCATGA
- a CDS encoding pyruvate dehydrogenase, with product MITTYREAVRQAIRAAMVADERVFLMGEDVGRYGGCYAVSKGLLDEFGPERIRDTPLSELAFVGMGIGAALGGMRPIVEIMTVNFSLLALDQIVNTAATLLHMSGGQFNVPVVIRIPTGAGRQVAAQHSHALEGWFAHVPGLRVVAPATLEDARGMLPTALQSPDPVIVFEHAGLYAMEGELADDAGAVSLDRAAVRRPGSDVSLITFGGMLPRTLEAAEQLSAVGVSAEVVDLRTLRPLDDATILDSARRIHRAVVVDEEWRSGSLAAEVSARLMEGAFYDLDAPVARVCGVEVPMPYPRHLEQAALPQVAGIVAAALSLMGGVRGAAPA from the coding sequence ATGATCACCACCTATCGCGAGGCGGTGCGCCAGGCCATCCGCGCGGCCATGGTCGCCGACGAACGGGTCTTCCTCATGGGCGAGGACGTCGGGCGGTATGGCGGCTGCTACGCCGTGAGCAAGGGGTTGCTGGACGAGTTCGGCCCCGAGCGGATCCGGGACACCCCGCTCTCCGAGCTGGCCTTCGTGGGGATGGGGATCGGCGCGGCGCTCGGCGGGATGCGCCCCATCGTCGAGATCATGACCGTCAACTTCTCCCTCCTCGCGCTCGACCAGATCGTCAACACCGCCGCCACGCTCCTGCACATGTCGGGGGGGCAGTTCAACGTCCCCGTCGTGATCCGGATCCCCACCGGCGCTGGGCGGCAGGTGGCGGCGCAGCACTCGCACGCCCTGGAGGGATGGTTCGCCCACGTTCCGGGGCTCCGCGTCGTCGCCCCGGCAACGCTCGAGGATGCGCGCGGGATGCTCCCGACGGCGCTCCAGTCCCCCGACCCGGTGATCGTTTTCGAGCACGCGGGACTGTATGCGATGGAGGGGGAGCTCGCCGACGACGCCGGCGCCGTCTCCCTCGACCGGGCGGCCGTGCGCCGTCCCGGGAGCGACGTCTCGCTCATCACCTTCGGGGGGATGCTCCCCCGGACCCTCGAGGCCGCCGAGCAGCTTTCCGCAGTTGGGGTCAGCGCCGAGGTCGTCGACTTGCGGACGCTGCGCCCGCTCGACGACGCCACGATCCTCGACTCCGCGCGACGCATCCATCGCGCCGTCGTCGTGGACGAGGAATGGCGCAGCGGGAGCCTTGCCGCGGAGGTGAGTGCACGTCTCATGGAGGGGGCGTTCTACGACCTCGACGCCCCCGTCGCGCGGGTGTGCGGGGTCGAGGTCCCCATGCCGTATCCGCGCCATCTCGAGCAGGCGGCGCTCCCGCAAGTCGCCGGGATCGTCGCGGCGGCGCTCTCCCTCATGGGCGGCGTCAGGGGCGCCGCGCCAGCATGA
- a CDS encoding ribonuclease Z yields the protein MPLSLRFLGTSASRPTVERGVSSMALTREGETLLFDCGEGTQRQMMRYGVSFNFGDVFFSHFHTDHYLGIIGLLRTMALQGRTELLRVWGPRGASRTMKKCESLGTDRLTFPLEVTELAPGDVVRRKEYEIQAIGADHRGAAALGWALVEDTRRGRFNPERARELGIPEGPLWGRIHRGESIVLEDGREVHPGELVGVTRPGRRIVITGDTRPCDATRVAAEGADLLVHEATFGDEEHERAIETGHSTAREAAGIARQAGVLRLVLTHLSARYTRDVSDLEREARSVFPQTIIARDGLEVDVPFRDAEAEA from the coding sequence ATGCCGCTCTCCCTCCGCTTTCTCGGGACTTCCGCCTCGCGCCCCACCGTAGAGCGCGGCGTGTCGTCCATGGCCCTCACCCGCGAGGGTGAGACTCTCCTCTTCGACTGCGGCGAGGGGACCCAGCGCCAGATGATGCGCTACGGCGTCTCGTTCAACTTCGGCGACGTCTTCTTCTCGCACTTCCACACCGACCACTACCTCGGGATCATCGGACTCCTGCGCACCATGGCGCTGCAGGGACGCACCGAACTCCTTCGCGTCTGGGGCCCTCGCGGCGCCAGCCGGACCATGAAGAAGTGCGAATCGCTCGGCACCGACCGTCTCACCTTTCCGCTCGAAGTCACCGAGCTCGCGCCCGGTGATGTGGTGCGGCGGAAGGAGTATGAAATCCAGGCGATCGGCGCCGACCATCGTGGCGCCGCGGCGCTGGGATGGGCCCTCGTCGAGGACACGCGGCGCGGCCGCTTCAACCCCGAGCGCGCCCGTGAACTCGGCATTCCCGAGGGGCCGCTCTGGGGGAGGATCCATCGAGGCGAGTCGATCGTCCTCGAGGACGGGCGCGAGGTGCACCCTGGGGAGCTGGTGGGCGTCACCCGCCCGGGACGCCGCATCGTCATTACCGGCGACACGCGCCCCTGCGACGCCACCCGCGTTGCGGCCGAAGGCGCCGACCTCCTGGTGCACGAGGCCACCTTCGGCGACGAAGAGCACGAGCGCGCCATCGAGACCGGGCACTCCACCGCCCGCGAGGCCGCCGGGATCGCGCGACAGGCGGGAGTCCTACGCCTCGTCCTGACGCACCTGTCGGCCCGCTACACCCGCGACGTCAGCGACCTCGAACGCGAAGCCCGGAGCGTCTTCCCGCAGACCATCATTGCGCGCGACGGGTTGGAGGTCGACGTCCCGTTCCGGGACGCAGAGGCAGAGGCGTAG
- a CDS encoding cysteine desulfurase-like protein: protein MTSLQGASALIPVSDIRARFPALKRWEGGHPVAYFDGPGGTQVPREVVEAMSDYLYHHNANTHWEYPTSHETDAALEQARAAAADLLNAGSDEVAFGNNMTTITFHVSRALGRRWSAGDEVIVTELDHHANVAPWRELARDRGLVVRTVRMDPASGTLDWDDLRRAFTPRTKLLAIGAASNALGTVTDVAAAARLAHEAGALCYVDAVHYAAHGVIDVKAWDCDFLACSAYKFYGPHAGVFYGRRGLIDGLDVPKLEPAPNAGPERLETGTQNHEGIVGTGAAIEFMASLAPGGSRRERLTNALSALHARGEQLVARLWNGLREVDGVTLYGVAPGGARTPTVIFTVAGRSSTDVARALVPRGIYASNGDFYAVTVIERLGESADGVVRAGCACYTTEDEVDRLVAAVAELGAR from the coding sequence ATGACTTCCCTGCAGGGTGCCTCCGCGCTCATACCGGTGTCCGACATCCGCGCCCGCTTCCCCGCGCTCAAGCGATGGGAGGGAGGTCATCCGGTGGCGTACTTCGACGGCCCCGGGGGGACCCAGGTGCCGCGCGAGGTGGTGGAGGCGATGAGCGACTACCTGTACCACCACAACGCGAACACGCACTGGGAGTACCCGACCTCGCACGAGACCGACGCGGCGCTGGAGCAGGCGCGCGCGGCGGCGGCCGACCTGCTCAACGCGGGGAGTGACGAGGTGGCGTTCGGCAACAACATGACGACGATCACCTTTCACGTCTCTCGCGCGTTAGGCAGGCGCTGGAGCGCGGGCGACGAGGTGATCGTGACCGAGCTCGACCACCATGCCAACGTGGCGCCGTGGCGCGAGCTGGCGCGCGACCGGGGGCTGGTGGTGCGCACGGTGCGGATGGACCCGGCAAGCGGGACGCTCGACTGGGACGACCTGCGCCGCGCATTCACCCCGCGGACGAAGCTGCTGGCGATCGGCGCGGCGTCGAACGCGCTGGGCACCGTCACCGATGTCGCGGCCGCGGCACGGCTGGCGCACGAGGCGGGGGCGCTGTGCTACGTGGACGCCGTCCACTACGCTGCCCACGGCGTGATCGACGTGAAGGCCTGGGACTGCGACTTCCTGGCGTGCTCGGCGTACAAGTTCTATGGGCCGCATGCCGGGGTCTTCTACGGCCGGCGCGGACTGATCGACGGGCTCGACGTTCCCAAGCTCGAGCCGGCGCCGAATGCCGGTCCCGAGCGGCTGGAGACGGGGACGCAGAACCACGAGGGGATCGTGGGGACGGGGGCCGCGATCGAGTTCATGGCCTCGCTGGCGCCAGGGGGGAGCCGGCGTGAGCGCCTAACGAACGCCCTCTCCGCCCTGCACGCCCGCGGCGAGCAACTCGTCGCGCGGCTCTGGAACGGGCTGCGCGAGGTGGACGGCGTGACACTCTACGGCGTGGCCCCGGGCGGTGCCCGGACGCCGACCGTCATCTTCACCGTCGCCGGGAGGAGCTCGACCGACGTCGCGCGCGCGCTCGTGCCGCGCGGGATCTACGCATCGAACGGCGATTTCTACGCGGTGACGGTGATCGAGCGCCTGGGGGAGTCGGCGGACGGCGTGGTCCGTGCCGGCTGCGCCTGCTATACCACCGAGGACGAAGTCGACCGCCTGGTGGCGGCGGTGGCGGAGCTGGGGGCGAGGTAG
- a CDS encoding 3-hydroxyisobutyrate dehydrogenase: MKIAFLGLGAIGTPMARQVAAKFPLTVWNRSSDKASAFAKAHGAAVAGTPAAAVAGADVVITCLPTSREVEALLHGSEGILVGMADGTLLIDCTSGDPASSRRIASHLSGRDIAFLDAPVSGGVSGAEAGTLTVMCGGDTAAFDRARPVLESFGRKIVLVGPVGAGHALKAVNNALLAVHIWSTVEGLAALTKAGVKPSAALEVINASSGRSNTSENLVPQRVVTRAFPRTFKLALLEKDVAIAAEFLREQRVPSAVIQQAAELFRLARHELGEDADHVEAARLIEQWSDVVIAD, translated from the coding sequence ATGAAGATCGCGTTTCTCGGACTCGGGGCCATCGGGACGCCCATGGCGCGCCAGGTCGCCGCCAAGTTCCCGCTCACCGTCTGGAACCGTTCGTCCGACAAGGCGAGCGCCTTCGCCAAGGCGCATGGCGCCGCCGTCGCCGGCACCCCCGCGGCAGCGGTCGCCGGGGCGGACGTCGTCATCACGTGCCTCCCCACCTCCCGCGAGGTGGAGGCGCTCCTGCATGGGAGCGAGGGGATCCTGGTGGGGATGGCGGACGGCACGTTGCTCATCGACTGTACGTCGGGCGATCCCGCCTCGTCGCGACGCATCGCGTCGCACCTGTCGGGACGGGACATCGCCTTCCTGGACGCGCCGGTGAGCGGCGGCGTCTCGGGGGCCGAGGCGGGGACGCTGACGGTGATGTGCGGCGGCGATACGGCGGCGTTCGATCGTGCGCGCCCCGTGCTGGAGTCGTTCGGGCGCAAGATCGTGCTGGTGGGTCCGGTGGGGGCGGGACATGCCCTGAAAGCGGTGAACAACGCGTTGCTCGCCGTGCACATCTGGTCGACGGTCGAGGGGTTGGCGGCGCTGACCAAGGCCGGGGTCAAGCCATCGGCGGCGCTCGAGGTGATCAATGCGTCGAGCGGGCGCTCGAACACATCGGAGAACCTCGTTCCGCAACGCGTCGTGACGCGCGCATTCCCGCGGACCTTCAAGCTGGCGCTCCTGGAAAAGGACGTCGCGATCGCGGCCGAGTTCCTTCGGGAGCAGCGCGTTCCCTCGGCGGTGATCCAGCAGGCGGCCGAGCTCTTCCGCCTGGCCCGGCACGAGCTGGGCGAGGACGCCGACCATGTTGAGGCTGCACGCCTGATCGAGCAGTGGAGCGACGTGGTGATCGCGGACTGA
- a CDS encoding magnesium transporter has protein sequence MPPQRNQDSELAALLAPDILVMLEESPADVAAETEELHPKSLADVAEALPRDRVTELLRALPAARAADVLEYLDEELRTELLETMTTEQAVALVSEMTPDDRADVLEELEEETADEILHDLPDAARQETERLLQYDTDSAGGLMTTEFVSVMQDLTVEEALAIVRVAARSGRKEAMHALYVTDERGSLVGVMSLRELVAAPDGSKVSDVAWTEVVQVSATADRAEVARVTSEYDLVAVPVVDAFERIIGVITVDDVIDAIVEEQTEDVQKLGAVQPLEEPYFTVGFWSVARKRVGWLVFLFVGEMFTGTAMRAYEDTLASAIALTLFIPLIISSGGNSGSQSATLITRALAVGDVELRDALRILLRELGQGVVLGACLGAIGFARALMWGSTQTLALVVSLTLVMVVLVGSVVGAMLPLVFKRLGFDPAIASSPFVASLVDVTGLVIYFSIARQLLHIG, from the coding sequence ATGCCACCACAACGCAACCAGGACAGCGAGCTCGCAGCCCTCCTCGCCCCTGACATCCTCGTGATGCTCGAGGAGTCACCGGCCGACGTGGCGGCAGAGACCGAGGAGCTGCACCCGAAGAGCCTCGCCGACGTGGCCGAGGCATTGCCGCGCGACCGCGTCACCGAGCTGCTGCGCGCCCTCCCCGCGGCGCGCGCCGCCGACGTGCTCGAGTACCTCGACGAAGAGCTGCGCACCGAACTGCTCGAGACGATGACCACCGAGCAGGCCGTCGCCCTCGTCTCCGAGATGACGCCGGACGATCGCGCGGATGTGCTCGAGGAGCTCGAGGAAGAGACCGCCGACGAGATCCTGCACGACCTGCCCGACGCGGCGCGACAGGAGACGGAGCGCCTCCTCCAGTACGACACGGACTCGGCCGGCGGGCTCATGACCACGGAGTTCGTCTCCGTGATGCAGGACCTCACCGTCGAGGAGGCGCTGGCCATCGTGCGCGTGGCCGCGCGCTCGGGACGCAAGGAGGCGATGCACGCGCTCTATGTGACCGACGAGCGCGGGTCGCTGGTCGGGGTGATGTCGCTGCGCGAACTCGTCGCCGCTCCCGACGGGAGCAAGGTGTCCGACGTCGCCTGGACGGAAGTGGTGCAGGTGTCCGCCACCGCCGATCGTGCCGAGGTGGCTCGCGTCACCTCGGAGTACGACCTCGTCGCCGTCCCCGTGGTCGATGCGTTCGAGCGCATCATCGGTGTCATCACCGTCGACGACGTCATCGACGCCATCGTCGAGGAACAGACGGAGGACGTGCAGAAGCTGGGGGCCGTGCAGCCGCTCGAGGAACCGTACTTCACGGTCGGCTTCTGGAGCGTCGCCCGCAAGCGCGTGGGCTGGCTGGTCTTCCTCTTCGTCGGCGAGATGTTCACGGGGACGGCCATGCGCGCCTACGAGGACACGCTGGCCTCGGCCATCGCCCTCACCCTGTTCATTCCGCTCATCATCAGCTCCGGCGGCAACTCGGGGTCGCAATCCGCGACGCTGATCACGCGCGCCCTCGCCGTCGGCGACGTGGAGCTGCGCGACGCCCTGCGAATCCTGCTGCGCGAGCTGGGCCAGGGCGTCGTGCTGGGCGCCTGCCTGGGGGCGATCGGGTTCGCGCGCGCGCTCATGTGGGGGAGCACGCAGACGCTCGCCCTGGTCGTCTCGCTCACGCTGGTCATGGTCGTCCTGGTCGGCTCGGTGGTCGGCGCCATGCTCCCGCTGGTCTTCAAGCGACTCGGCTTCGACCCCGCCATCGCCTCGTCGCCCTTCGTCGCCTCGCTCGTCGACGTCACGGGGCTGGTGATCTACTTCTCCATCGCCCGCCAGCTGCTCCACATCGGATGA